The window TTATTTGTAGTAGACTCAATGACAGGTCAAGATGCTGTAAATACAGCTAAAGCCTTTAATGATGTTCTTAATTTTGATGGTGTAATCTTAACTAAATTAGATGGAGATACACGTGGTGGAGCAGCAATATCTATTAAATCTGTAGTAAATAAACCAATTAAATTTATTGGTACTGGAGAAAAAATGGAAGCTATTGATATATTCTATCCATCTCGTATGGCAGATCGTATCTTAGGGATGGGAGATGTTGTGTCTTTAGTAGAACGTGCACAAGAGCAGTTTGATGAAGAGGAGGCTAGAAAACTTCAAAAGAAAATTGCTAAAAACCAGTTTGGTTTCGATGATTTCTTAAAACAAATTCAGCAAATCAAAAAAATGGGGAACATGAAAGACCTTATTGGAATGATTCCTGGTGCTGGAAAAATGATGAAAGATGTAGATATAGATGATGATGCTTTTAAAGGTATCGAAGCTATTATCCACTCTATGACAGTAAAAGAGCGCACTAATCCTGCGATTATAGATGCCAGTCGTAAAAAACGAATTGGTAAAGGATCTGGAACGTCTGTACAAGAAGTTAACCAGTTACTAAAACAGTTTAATCAGATGAGCAAGATGATGAAAATGATGCAAGGTGGTAAAGGAAAAGCCATGATGCAAGCCATGAAAAATATGAAATAAATAATTAGTAAAAACAGTCCTTAATAGGCTGTTTTTTGCTTTGTACATTGTTTTTATAATACTTATTAATTTGTAGACTGCCAACTGAGGACAGCAAACTTAATACAATCACAAAAAATGACAATTCTAGACGGAAAAAAGGTTAGTAACGATATCAAAAACGAAATAAAAGCGGAAGTCGATAAGATGAAAGCTAATGGTGAGAAAGTGCCTCATTTAGCAGCAGTTATTGTTGGTAATGATGGTGCAAGCTTAACATATGTTGGTAGTAAAGTAAGAGCTTGCGAGCGTGTTGGTTTTGAATCGACAATGGTTAGGTTATCTAACACT is drawn from Psychroserpens sp. NJDZ02 and contains these coding sequences:
- the ffh gene encoding signal recognition particle protein, with translation MFNNLSEKLDKALHVLKGHGSITEVNVAETLKEVRRALLDADVNFKIAKEFTNRVKEKALGQNVLTTLQPGQLMVKIVKDELTQLMGGDAEGLNLSGAPTVILMSGLQGSGKTTFSGKLANFLKNKKTKKPLLVACDVYRPAAVDQLHVVGDQIKVDVYSDKGNTDPVAIAKAGIAHAKQNGHNVVIIDTAGRLAVDEAMMKEISNIHEAIKPQETLFVVDSMTGQDAVNTAKAFNDVLNFDGVILTKLDGDTRGGAAISIKSVVNKPIKFIGTGEKMEAIDIFYPSRMADRILGMGDVVSLVERAQEQFDEEEARKLQKKIAKNQFGFDDFLKQIQQIKKMGNMKDLIGMIPGAGKMMKDVDIDDDAFKGIEAIIHSMTVKERTNPAIIDASRKKRIGKGSGTSVQEVNQLLKQFNQMSKMMKMMQGGKGKAMMQAMKNMK